From one Bacteroidota bacterium genomic stretch:
- a CDS encoding DUF5683 domain-containing protein — MCAVLILLLSQSVGYSQSINKDSISQTQTDTIQPKNVHSPAKASLMSAILPGLGQAYNKKYWKIPILYGGIGTLIYYIRLNNREYNKYENSYIALTNPQPGYSDAFNGTKSSDELKFYKEYYRRWRDLSWIILSGTYVLNIIDATVDAHFFNFEISDDLSLKISPSILPIPNMATPSLGITCSINF, encoded by the coding sequence GTGTGTGCTGTTTTGATACTTCTTTTGTCCCAGTCTGTTGGTTATTCTCAAAGCATCAATAAAGATTCGATATCTCAAACTCAGACCGACACCATTCAGCCAAAAAATGTTCATTCTCCTGCAAAAGCTTCACTGATGTCAGCTATTTTGCCCGGTCTGGGACAGGCTTATAATAAAAAATACTGGAAAATACCTATCCTTTATGGAGGAATCGGTACTTTAATTTATTATATCAGGCTCAACAACAGGGAATATAATAAATATGAAAACTCATACATTGCTTTGACCAATCCTCAGCCGGGGTATAGCGATGCCTTCAATGGAACAAAATCCTCAGACGAATTAAAATTTTATAAGGAATATTACCGCCGGTGGAGGGATTTAAGCTGGATCATTTTAAGCGGTACTTATGTGTTAAATATCATTGATGCCACGGTTGATGCCCATTTTTTTAATTTTGAAATCAGTGATGATTTGAGCTTGAAAATATCTCCGTCCATATTGCCTATTCCAAATATGGCAACTCCTTCATTAGGAATAACTTGCAGTATTAATTTTTGA
- a CDS encoding ParB/RepB/Spo0J family partition protein — MAKKNALGRGLGALIEEANTLTEETSVVNDVLNIREIAIDKIEANPFQPRKNFDQDALNELAASIQELGIIQPITVRKIEGGNYQLISGERRFRASGIAGLDKIPAYVLTVDDKSLLELALVENIQREDLNSIEVAISYQRLMEECSLTQERLSERVGKKRATISNYLRLLKLPAEIQLGIRENKLSMGHARALIGIDDPGIQLKAYHKVLEEGLSVRQVEGLVRHMSEEKEYRESLKNEEELNGKKVLSAIAPELLEVKKHLSDKLSTKIDLKQNEKGAGKIIISFKSTDDFSRILSLIDNAEI; from the coding sequence ATGGCAAAAAAGAATGCATTAGGAAGAGGTTTGGGCGCATTAATTGAAGAGGCGAATACATTAACCGAAGAAACATCCGTAGTTAATGACGTACTTAATATCAGGGAAATAGCCATCGATAAAATTGAAGCTAATCCCTTCCAACCCCGGAAAAATTTCGACCAGGATGCATTAAATGAATTGGCTGCATCTATTCAGGAGTTGGGCATCATTCAGCCTATTACTGTCAGGAAAATAGAGGGTGGAAATTATCAGCTGATATCCGGTGAAAGAAGGTTCAGGGCTTCCGGCATTGCAGGTTTGGACAAGATCCCTGCTTATGTGCTCACGGTTGATGATAAATCCTTGCTCGAACTTGCATTGGTGGAGAATATCCAGCGCGAAGACCTGAATTCAATTGAGGTGGCAATCAGTTACCAAAGATTGATGGAAGAGTGTAGCCTCACTCAGGAACGTCTTAGCGAAAGAGTCGGCAAGAAAAGGGCAACTATTTCAAATTATTTGAGGTTGTTGAAGTTGCCTGCAGAAATTCAATTAGGCATAAGGGAGAACAAACTTTCCATGGGGCATGCACGTGCTTTAATCGGCATAGATGATCCCGGCATTCAACTCAAAGCCTATCATAAGGTTCTTGAGGAAGGACTTTCGGTCAGACAGGTTGAAGGTCTGGTTCGCCATATGTCAGAAGAAAAAGAATACAGGGAATCTTTAAAAAATGAGGAAGAACTGAACGGGAAAAAGGTGCTTTCTGCTATAGCCCCCGAACTGCTGGAAGTAAAAAAACATTTATCAGATAAGTTAAGTACAAAAATTGATTTGAAGCAAAACGAGAAAGGGGCTGGTAAAATCATCATTTCCTTTAAATCTACTGATGATTTTTCGCGTATCCTTTCCCTTATTGATAATGCCGAAATATAA